DNA sequence from the Thermococcus gammatolerans EJ3 genome:
GTTCTATTAACCTCGCTTACCTCAGCGACAAGCTGGCAACGCCCGAGGCGAGGTTCGTCGGCATGACTATGGACGACATAAAGCGCTACGGTTTGGAGAACGTCACCGAGAAGCTCAAGGGGATTCCCCCTAACAAGAAAGGTGGCCCAACGGGCGACTACAAGCGCATTTTGGAAGAGATGGAGTACCCCTGGTTCCAGAACAGGGAGTGGCAGAGACAGCTCAAGTTAGCGCTCAAGTGGGGCGTCAGGATTGAACAGCAGGCTTTGGCAAACAAGTCCCTTGAGTTCGTCGCCAAGGAGTATTTGCCAGAAAAGATAAACAGCGGTGATTTGCTGCCATGACGACGACTGAGGAGCTCGTCGCCCAGGTCAACAAGATACTCGACGACATCGGGATAGACCTGGGTGAGCTCTTTGAGGAGTTCGAGCCCGTTAAATTAGCCTACACTTTGGCTAGAAACGTTTCCCTTTTGAATGACCTCAGGGAGGAGCTTGAGAGGCGCGTTGGGGAAACGGCCCCCTCCCTCCGCTTCATGGACAAGAAGAACCGGGATCCACACCTCCAGTGGATTTACAGGAAGAAACACAACAGGGCTTTGGCACTAGAAAGGCTCCACTCAGCGATAACCGCCCACAAGATGGCCTTGGCTTTGCTCTCGGCCAACTACACCTTCAAGCTGGGAAAAAGGGAGCTGAAGGCAGAGGAGCTAAAACCCGAACACCTGCCAAAGGTCAGGACAGTACCAAAGCCGATTCAACTCGGCAGGCTTGAAGTTCTCCCACATCTCGCTTACTCAGGGGACGTGCTCAGACTCCTGGCGAGGGAGAGTATAGAGGTCAGGGAGCAGTTCAAGCTCATAAAGGGAAAACTCAGGGAGAAGGGAATAGTGCAGACCAAGAGCATCAGGATAGAGGTAGAGTACTTCGAGGAGAACAGGCTGAAGAAGACGCGCCTGGATCTTCCGGCGGACGCTGACATAGAGGCCGAGCTGAGAAAACGCTTTGGCAGACGGTTCCGCTGGAGAATCCTCAGCTTCATCAAGACGAAGGGCGTGCTTATAAACAACCACTACACCGTCGACAACCTTGCCCTGGCCTACGCCTCCCTCGATCCCGAGAAAGGCGCCGAAAAGCTCGGCCTCGATCTCTTCCGCTACTACTTCCTCACCTCCGAGACAGAAAGGCAGAGCCTCGGCCTCTATCCGGACATAAGGCTGTGCATAGACTGTCACTACTCAATCTTTGATCTCCCCTTCCGGCGCGAGAGGGACTTCAAAACGGGCTACGGGAGCATGCTGATAATCCGGAAGTGTGAAATGGAAAGCCAGCTTTCGGGGAAGAGGGCCGAGATAAGCACAATTCCCAACTACGTCCTTGGGGGCGTTCTCCTCTACGGGATAAGCGGCTGGGATGAAAGGAAGGTCGCCGAAGTTCTCGCGATCCCGCTGGACGAGCTGGAGGAGGGCCTCAAGAAGTTCGTTATTTCGGGACTCCACAAGGTTCTCTTCATGGAGAATGAGCTCAAAAGGTTCGAGAAGTTCATGCCCAAGAGCGACAAGGCGAGGGAGTTCC
Encoded proteins:
- a CDS encoding DUF530 family protein, which codes for MTTTEELVAQVNKILDDIGIDLGELFEEFEPVKLAYTLARNVSLLNDLREELERRVGETAPSLRFMDKKNRDPHLQWIYRKKHNRALALERLHSAITAHKMALALLSANYTFKLGKRELKAEELKPEHLPKVRTVPKPIQLGRLEVLPHLAYSGDVLRLLARESIEVREQFKLIKGKLREKGIVQTKSIRIEVEYFEENRLKKTRLDLPADADIEAELRKRFGRRFRWRILSFIKTKGVLINNHYTVDNLALAYASLDPEKGAEKLGLDLFRYYFLTSETERQSLGLYPDIRLCIDCHYSIFDLPFRRERDFKTGYGSMLIIRKCEMESQLSGKRAEISTIPNYVLGGVLLYGISGWDERKVAEVLAIPLDELEEGLKKFVISGLHKVLFMENELKRFEKFMPKSDKAREFLALLQG